Proteins from a single region of Streptococcus mitis:
- a CDS encoding 3'-5' exoribonuclease YhaM family protein, which produces MKISHMKKDELFEGFYLIKSADLRQTRAGKNYLAFTFQDDSGEIEGKLWDAQPHNVEAFTAGKVVHMKGRREVYNNTPQVNQITLRLPQPGEPNDPADFKVKSPVDVKEIRDYMAQMIFKIENPVWQRIVRNLYTKYDKEFYSYPAAKTNHHAFETGLAYHTATMVRLADAISEVYPQLNKSLLYAGIMLHDLAKVIELTGPDQTEYTVRGNLLGHISLIDSEITKTVMELGIDDTKEEVVLLRHVILSHHGLLEYGSPVRPRIMEAEIIHMIDNLDASMMMMSTALALVDKGEMTNKIFAMDNRSFYKPDLD; this is translated from the coding sequence ATGAAGATTAGTCACATGAAAAAAGATGAGCTGTTTGAAGGCTTTTACCTAATCAAGTCAGCTGACCTGAGACAAACTCGCGCTGGGAAAAACTACCTAGCTTTTACCTTCCAAGATGATAGTGGCGAGATTGAAGGGAAACTCTGGGATGCCCAACCTCATAACGTTGAGGCCTTTACAGCAGGCAAGGTTGTCCACATGAAAGGACGCCGAGAAGTTTATAACAACACCCCTCAGGTCAATCAAATTACTCTCCGCCTGCCTCAACCTGGCGAACCCAATGATCCAGCTGATTTCAAGGTCAAGTCGCCAGTTGATGTCAAGGAAATCCGTGACTACATGGCGCAAATGATTTTTAAAATTGAAAATCCTGTTTGGCAACGAATTGTCCGAAATCTATACACCAAGTACGATAAGGAATTTTACTCTTATCCAGCTGCCAAGACCAACCACCATGCCTTTGAAACGGGATTGGCCTATCATACGGCGACCATGGTGCGTTTGGCAGATGCCATTAGTGAGGTCTATCCTCAGCTCAATAAGAGCCTGCTCTATGCAGGAATTATGCTACATGACTTGGCTAAAGTTATCGAGTTGACGGGACCAGACCAGACCGAGTACACAGTGCGAGGCAATCTTCTTGGGCATATCTCTCTCATTGATAGCGAAATTACCAAGACAGTTATGGAACTCGGTATCGATGATACCAAGGAAGAAGTCGTTCTGCTTCGTCACGTCATCCTTAGTCACCACGGCTTGCTTGAGTATGGAAGCCCGGTTCGTCCACGTATCATGGAGGCAGAGATCATCCATATGATTGATAATCTGGATGCTAGCATGATGATGATGTCAACAGCTCTGGCTTTGGTGGATAAGGGAGAGATGACCAATAAAATCTTCGCTATGGACAATCGTTCCTTCTATAAACCAGATTTAGATTAA
- the purR gene encoding pur operon repressor: MKLRRSDRMVVISNYLINNPYKLTSLNTFAEKYESAKSSISEDIVIIKRAFEEIEIGHIQTVTGAGGGVIFTPSISSHDAKEMVEDLRAKLSESDRILPGGYIYLSDLLSTPAILKNIGRIIAKSFMDQKIDAVMTVATKGVPLANAVANVLNVPFVIVRRDLKITEGSTVSVNYVSGSSGDRIEKMFLSKRSLKAGSRVLIVDDFLKGGGTVNGMISLLREFDSELAGVAVFADNAQEEREKQFDYKSLLKVTNIDVKNQTIDVEVGNIFDEDK; this comes from the coding sequence ATGAAATTAAGAAGAAGTGATCGGATGGTTGTCATTTCCAACTATTTGATTAATAATCCTTATAAACTAACTAGTCTCAATACTTTTGCTGAAAAGTATGAATCTGCTAAATCATCCATCTCAGAAGATATCGTGATTATCAAACGTGCCTTTGAGGAAATCGAAATCGGCCACATCCAGACAGTTACTGGAGCTGGTGGAGGTGTCATCTTCACACCATCAATCTCAAGCCATGATGCCAAGGAAATGGTTGAGGACTTGCGTGCTAAGTTATCAGAAAGTGACCGTATCTTGCCTGGTGGCTATATCTACTTGTCAGATTTGCTTAGCACACCAGCTATCTTGAAAAATATTGGTCGCATTATTGCCAAGAGCTTTATGGACCAAAAAATTGACGCGGTTATGACAGTAGCGACCAAGGGTGTGCCACTTGCAAATGCAGTTGCCAATGTCCTCAATGTTCCCTTTGTTATTGTGCGCCGTGACCTGAAAATTACCGAAGGTTCAACTGTCAGTGTCAACTATGTATCAGGTTCAAGTGGTGACCGTATCGAGAAAATGTTCCTTTCAAAACGTAGTCTCAAGGCAGGCAGCCGTGTCTTGATTGTGGACGATTTCTTGAAAGGTGGCGGAACTGTCAACGGGATGATTAGTCTCTTGCGCGAGTTCGACTCAGAATTGGCAGGTGTAGCGGTCTTTGCGGATAATGCCCAAGAAGAACGTGAAAAGCAGTTTGACTACAAGTCACTCTTGAAGGTAACCAATATTGATGTCAAGAACCAAACTATCGATGTTGAGGTTGGCAATATCTTTGACGAAGATAAATAA
- a CDS encoding diaminopimelate decarboxylase, producing the protein MKTPFINREELEAIVAEFPTPFHLYDEKGIREKARAVNQAFSWNKGFKEYFAIKATPTPAILKILQEEGCGVDCSSYVELLMSHKLDFPGSEIMFSSNNTPDKEYAYARELGATINLDAFEDIEHLERAAGIPEIISCRYNPGGVFELGTDIMDNPGEAKFGMTKDQLFEAFAILKEKGAKTFGIHSFLASNTVTPLYYPELARQLFELAVEIKEKLGISLDFINLSGGIGVNYRPEQEPNDIALIGEGVRKVYEEVLTPAGLGQVKIFTELGRFMLAPHGALVTRVTHKKKTYRTYLGVDASAVNLMRPAMYGAYHHITNLTHPEGPAEVVDVVGSLCENNDKFAVNRELPHTEIGDLLVIHDTGAHGFSMGYQYNAKLRSAEILYTEEGKARQIRRAERPEDYFATLYGFDFEE; encoded by the coding sequence ATGAAAACACCATTTATCAATAGAGAAGAATTAGAAGCGATTGTTGCTGAGTTCCCAACTCCCTTTCACTTGTATGATGAGAAGGGAATTCGTGAGAAGGCAAGAGCCGTCAACCAAGCATTTTCTTGGAACAAAGGTTTTAAGGAATATTTTGCAATTAAGGCAACTCCAACACCAGCTATCTTGAAAATCCTCCAAGAGGAAGGTTGTGGTGTGGACTGCTCTAGTTATGTAGAGCTCTTGATGAGCCATAAACTGGATTTCCCCGGTTCTGAGATTATGTTCTCCTCTAACAACACGCCAGACAAGGAATATGCCTATGCGCGTGAATTAGGTGCGACCATTAACTTGGATGCCTTTGAAGATATTGAACATTTAGAGCGAGCAGCAGGCATTCCAGAAATCATTTCTTGTCGTTACAATCCTGGTGGTGTTTTTGAATTGGGAACAGACATTATGGACAATCCTGGTGAGGCCAAGTTTGGGATGACTAAGGATCAGCTTTTTGAAGCCTTTGCGATTTTGAAGGAAAAAGGAGCTAAGACCTTTGGGATTCACTCCTTCCTAGCATCCAATACCGTGACCCCTCTCTATTATCCAGAGTTGGCGCGTCAGCTCTTTGAATTGGCTGTTGAAATCAAGGAAAAGTTAGGTATTTCGCTAGATTTTATCAATCTTTCTGGCGGTATTGGTGTCAACTATCGTCCTGAGCAGGAACCAAATGATATTGCCTTGATTGGTGAGGGAGTTCGTAAGGTGTATGAAGAGGTTCTTACTCCAGCTGGTCTTGGTCAGGTCAAGATTTTTACCGAATTGGGTCGCTTTATGCTAGCCCCTCACGGTGCTTTGGTCACAAGAGTCACTCATAAGAAAAAAACTTATCGTACCTATCTAGGTGTGGATGCATCGGCAGTCAACCTCATGCGTCCAGCTATGTATGGAGCCTACCACCATATTACCAATCTGACACATCCAGAAGGACCAGCTGAAGTGGTAGATGTGGTCGGTTCACTCTGCGAAAATAATGATAAATTTGCAGTGAATCGCGAGTTACCTCATACAGAAATCGGTGATTTGCTGGTAATTCATGATACAGGTGCCCACGGTTTTTCAATGGGATACCAGTATAATGCCAAATTACGTTCTGCGGAAATCCTCTATACTGAAGAAGGTAAAGCTCGTCAAATCCGCCGTGCAGAGCGCCCTGAGGACTATTTTGCAACCTTGTATGGCTTTGATTTTGAAGAATAA
- the pflA gene encoding pyruvate formate-lyase-activating protein, whose translation MSEETIDYGQVTGMVHSTESFGSVDGPGIRFIVFLQGCHMRCQYCHNPDTWAMESNKSRERTVDDVLAEALRYRGFWGNKGGITVSGGEALLQIDFLIALFTKAKEQGIHCTLDTCALPFRNKPRYLEKFDKLMAVTDLVLLDIKEINEEQHKIVTSQTNKNILACAQYLSDIGKPVWIRHVLVPGLTDRDDDLIELGKFVKTLKNVDKFEILPYHTMGEFKWRELGIPYSLEGVKPPTADRVKNAKKLMDTESYQDYMKRVHG comes from the coding sequence ATGTCTGAAGAAACAATTGATTATGGACAAGTGACAGGAATGGTGCATTCGACAGAAAGCTTTGGTTCGGTAGATGGGCCTGGTATTCGCTTTATTGTCTTTTTGCAGGGCTGTCACATGCGTTGCCAGTACTGCCACAACCCGGATACTTGGGCTATGGAGTCCAATAAATCACGTGAACGCACAGTAGATGATGTCTTGGCAGAGGCTTTGCGCTACCGCGGTTTCTGGGGAAATAAGGGTGGTATTACAGTTAGTGGGGGAGAAGCCCTCTTGCAGATTGATTTCCTGATTGCCCTCTTCACAAAGGCTAAGGAACAAGGAATCCACTGTACCTTGGATACCTGTGCTCTTCCTTTCCGTAATAAACCACGTTACCTTGAAAAATTTGACAAACTCATGGCTGTCACTGACTTGGTTCTCTTGGATATCAAGGAAATCAACGAAGAACAGCACAAGATTGTCACTAGCCAAACCAATAAAAACATCCTGGCCTGTGCCCAGTATCTATCAGATATTGGAAAACCTGTCTGGATTCGCCACGTGCTAGTTCCAGGATTGACAGACAGAGACGATGACTTGATTGAACTTGGTAAGTTCGTCAAGACCCTCAAAAATGTTGATAAGTTTGAAATCCTTCCTTATCATACCATGGGTGAGTTCAAGTGGCGTGAACTTGGGATTCCTTATTCACTCGAAGGAGTCAAACCACCAACAGCAGACCGCGTTAAGAACGCTAAAAAACTCATGGATACCGAAAGTTACCAAGACTATATGAAACGTGTACATGGATAA
- the yidC gene encoding membrane protein insertase YidC encodes MKSIKRFALSAMGVAMLLVLTGCVNVDKATGQPTGFIWNTIGAPMAEAIKYFANDKGLGFGVGIIIVTIIVRLIILPLGIYQSWKATLHSEKMNALKHVLEPHQTRLKEATTQEEKLEAQQALFAAQKEHGISMFGGVGCFPILLQMPFFSAIYFAAQHTEGVAQASYLGIPLGSPSMILVACAGILYYLQSLLSLHGVEDEMQREQIKKMIYMSPLMIVVFSLFSPASVTLYWVVGGFMMILQQFIVNYIVRPKLRKKVREELAKNPPKARAFSTPSGRKDVTPEQPTAITSKKKHKNRNAGKQRSR; translated from the coding sequence GTGAAATCTATTAAACGTTTTGCACTCTCAGCTATGGGAGTGGCTATGTTGCTAGTCTTAACTGGCTGTGTCAATGTCGATAAAGCCACAGGACAGCCAACAGGATTTATTTGGAATACTATCGGAGCGCCTATGGCTGAAGCTATCAAGTACTTCGCCAATGACAAGGGACTTGGTTTTGGGGTTGGTATCATCATCGTAACCATTATCGTGCGCTTGATTATCTTGCCACTTGGTATCTACCAATCATGGAAGGCAACGCTTCACTCTGAAAAGATGAACGCCCTCAAGCACGTCCTTGAGCCACACCAAACGCGTCTCAAAGAAGCAACTACTCAAGAAGAAAAACTCGAAGCCCAACAAGCTCTCTTTGCAGCTCAAAAAGAGCACGGCATCAGCATGTTTGGTGGTGTAGGATGTTTCCCTATCCTCCTTCAAATGCCTTTCTTCTCTGCTATCTACTTTGCTGCCCAACATACTGAAGGTGTTGCTCAAGCAAGCTACCTAGGAATTCCTCTAGGTTCTCCAAGTATGATTTTGGTTGCCTGTGCTGGTATTCTTTACTATCTTCAATCGCTCCTTTCACTTCACGGAGTAGAAGATGAAATGCAAAGAGAACAAATCAAGAAAATGATTTACATGAGCCCACTCATGATCGTCGTCTTCTCCCTTTTCTCACCAGCTAGTGTTACTCTTTACTGGGTTGTCGGTGGTTTCATGATGATTCTCCAACAGTTTATCGTCAACTATATCGTTCGTCCAAAACTTCGCAAAAAAGTCCGTGAAGAACTAGCTAAGAACCCACCAAAAGCACGTGCTTTCTCAACACCAAGTGGACGAAAAGACGTTACCCCTGAACAACCAACTGCTATCACTAGCAAGAAAAAACACAAAAATCGCAACGCTGGAAAACAACGTTCGAGATAA
- a CDS encoding acylphosphatase, with protein sequence MQKVRMIAQGRVQGVGFRWGVYSLALEIGGITGRVWNNDDGTVEILAQADSSAIMAKFIQEIRKGPTPFSKVSYLDVKLSNFPPYPDFKIAN encoded by the coding sequence ATGCAAAAGGTTAGAATGATTGCCCAAGGTAGGGTACAGGGAGTCGGCTTTCGTTGGGGTGTTTACAGCTTGGCGCTTGAAATTGGTGGCATCACAGGTCGGGTATGGAATAACGACGATGGCACAGTGGAAATCTTAGCCCAAGCAGACTCATCTGCTATCATGGCAAAATTTATCCAAGAAATCCGCAAAGGACCCACACCTTTTTCAAAAGTCAGCTACTTAGATGTCAAACTAAGCAACTTTCCTCCCTACCCTGACTTTAAAATCGCAAATTAG
- a CDS encoding TrmH family RNA methyltransferase, giving the protein MTIITSKANSVVKNAKKLHQKKYRKSAYLIEGWHLFEEAVQAGVTIEKIFALENYRDQLASFPQTVWVSEDILLDLADSQTPQGIVAVVQKEEVGQADFSQGKFLFLEDVQDPGNVGTIIRTADAAGFTGVIVSDKSADIYSLKTLRSMQGSHFHLPIYQMSSQALLKETKEAAIPVLATTLSKVSVDYRELPPIENFVLVMGNEGQGISSLMAESADQLVHISMKGQAESLNVAVAAGILIFHLS; this is encoded by the coding sequence ATGACTATTATAACCTCAAAAGCCAATTCTGTGGTAAAAAATGCCAAGAAATTACACCAAAAAAAATACCGCAAGTCTGCCTATTTGATTGAAGGCTGGCACTTGTTTGAAGAAGCTGTCCAAGCTGGAGTGACGATTGAGAAAATCTTTGCCTTAGAAAATTACCGAGATCAGTTAGCCTCGTTTCCGCAAACTGTCTGGGTTTCAGAGGATATTTTGCTAGATTTGGCGGATTCTCAGACTCCACAGGGCATTGTTGCCGTGGTTCAAAAAGAAGAAGTAGGGCAAGCTGACTTTAGTCAGGGTAAGTTCTTGTTTTTGGAAGATGTGCAAGATCCTGGTAATGTAGGAACCATTATTCGGACTGCGGATGCAGCAGGTTTTACTGGAGTGATTGTTTCAGATAAGTCGGCAGATATCTACAGTCTCAAGACCCTACGTTCTATGCAAGGCAGTCATTTTCATCTGCCTATTTACCAGATGTCGAGTCAAGCACTTCTTAAGGAAACCAAAGAGGCAGCTATCCCAGTGCTAGCAACAACCTTATCTAAAGTTTCTGTTGATTACAGAGAACTGCCTCCTATAGAAAATTTTGTACTAGTCATGGGAAATGAGGGGCAAGGAATTAGTTCCCTTATGGCTGAAAGTGCAGACCAGTTGGTCCACATTAGTATGAAGGGGCAGGCGGAGAGTCTCAATGTTGCCGTTGCAGCTGGTATTTTAATTTTCCATTTAAGCTAA
- a CDS encoding Bax inhibitor-1/YccA family protein, giving the protein MNHTIIHDRAGLNQFYAKVYAFVGLGIGLSALVSGLMLTVFQSQLVYFLMQGRLWLTIATLAELALVFVASSMASKNSPAALPVFLLYSVLNGFTLSFVVAFYTPGTVLSAFVSSALLFFVMAAVGMFTKKDLSGLGRAMMAALIGLLIAMVVNIFLASGFFDYMISVAMVLVFSGLIAWDNQRIRYAYEQSQGRVETGWVVSMALSIYLDFINLFLSILRIFGRND; this is encoded by the coding sequence ATGAATCACACTATTATTCACGACCGCGCAGGTCTCAATCAATTTTATGCTAAGGTTTATGCCTTTGTTGGTCTGGGGATCGGACTATCCGCTTTAGTATCAGGTCTTATGTTGACCGTCTTTCAGTCTCAGTTGGTTTACTTTTTGATGCAGGGACGTCTCTGGTTGACCATTGCAACCTTAGCAGAGCTAGCTCTGGTCTTTGTTGCCAGCAGTATGGCTTCGAAGAATAGTCCAGCGGCTCTTCCAGTATTTTTACTTTACTCAGTATTAAACGGCTTTACCCTCAGTTTTGTGGTGGCCTTCTATACTCCAGGTACAGTTTTATCTGCCTTTGTATCAAGCGCCCTTCTCTTCTTTGTTATGGCGGCAGTCGGTATGTTCACCAAGAAAGATTTGAGTGGCCTTGGTCGGGCTATGATGGCGGCTCTTATCGGTTTGTTGATTGCTATGGTAGTCAATATTTTCTTGGCTAGCGGTTTCTTTGATTATATGATTAGCGTAGCCATGGTCTTGGTCTTCTCTGGTCTGATTGCTTGGGACAACCAAAGAATTCGCTATGCATATGAGCAATCACAAGGTCGTGTAGAGACAGGTTGGGTTGTGTCAATGGCTCTCAGTATCTATCTTGATTTTATCAATCTTTTCCTAAGTATTCTACGTATCTTCGGTCGCAATGACTAA
- the asnA gene encoding aspartate--ammonia ligase, with amino-acid sequence MKKSFIHQQEEISFVKNTFTQYLKDKLEVVEVQGPILSRVGDGMQDNLSGVENAVSVKVLQIPDATYEVVHSLAKWKRHTLARFGFGEGEGLFVHMKALRPDEDSLDATHSVYVDQWDWEKVIPNGQRNIAYLKETVEKIYKAIRLTELAVEARYDIESVLPKQITFIHTEELVERYPDLTPKERENAICKEFGAVFLIGIGGELPDGKPHDGRAPDYDDWTSESENGYKGLNGDILVWNESLGGAFELSSMGIRVDEETLRRQVAITGDEDRLELEWHKSLLNGLFPLTIGGGIGQSRMAMFLLRKKHIGEVQTSVWPQEVRDTYENIL; translated from the coding sequence ATGAAGAAAAGTTTTATTCACCAACAAGAAGAAATTTCCTTTGTCAAAAACACTTTTACCCAGTATTTAAAAGACAAACTAGAAGTTGTCGAAGTTCAAGGTCCTATCTTGAGTAGGGTCGGTGACGGGATGCAGGACAACTTATCAGGTGTGGAGAATGCCGTATCGGTCAAGGTTCTCCAAATCCCTGATGCTACTTATGAAGTGGTGCACTCCCTTGCCAAATGGAAACGCCACACTTTGGCTCGTTTTGGTTTCGGTGAAGGTGAAGGTCTTTTCGTCCACATGAAGGCCCTTCGTCCAGACGAAGATTCGCTTGATGCGACCCACTCTGTTTATGTTGACCAGTGGGACTGGGAGAAGGTTATCCCAAATGGACAACGTAACATTGCCTACCTAAAAGAAACAGTTGAGAAGATTTATAAGGCTATTCGCCTGACTGAGCTAGCTGTTGAAGCCCGCTATGATATTGAGTCTGTCTTGCCAAAACAAATCACTTTTATCCACACAGAAGAGTTGGTAGAACGCTACCCAGACTTGACACCAAAAGAGCGTGAAAATGCTATTTGTAAAGAATTTGGAGCAGTCTTCTTGATCGGTATCGGTGGGGAATTACCAGACGGTAAACCGCACGATGGACGTGCACCAGACTACGATGACTGGACAAGTGAGTCTGAAAATGGCTACAAGGGTCTAAATGGTGATATTCTTGTCTGGAATGAGTCTTTAGGTGGAGCCTTTGAGCTATCTTCTATGGGAATCCGTGTGGATGAAGAAACTCTTCGCCGTCAGGTTGCCATCACAGGTGATGAAGACCGCTTGGAATTGGAATGGCACAAGTCCTTGTTGAATGGCCTATTCCCATTGACAATCGGTGGAGGAATTGGACAATCTCGGATGGCCATGTTCCTACTTCGCAAGAAACACATCGGAGAAGTGCAAACAAGTGTTTGGCCTCAAGAAGTCCGCGATACTTACGAAAATATTTTGTAG
- the rsmD gene encoding 16S rRNA (guanine(966)-N(2))-methyltransferase RsmD, producing the protein MKIVSGIYGGRPLKTLEGKTTRPTSDKVRGAIFNMIGPYFEGGRVLDLYAGSGGLSIEAVSRGMSSAVLVERDRKAQAIVAENIQMTKEVGKFQLLKMDAERALEQVSGEFDLIFLDPPYAKEQIVADIEKMAERDLFSEDVMVVCETDKAVELPEEIACLGIWKEKIYGISKVTVYVR; encoded by the coding sequence ATGAAAATCGTATCAGGAATCTATGGGGGACGTCCCCTCAAGACACTAGAAGGAAAGACGACAAGACCTACTTCGGATAAGGTTAGGGGAGCCATTTTTAACATGATTGGTCCCTACTTTGAAGGGGGACGAGTCTTGGATCTGTATGCAGGTAGTGGTGGTTTATCTATCGAGGCAGTATCGCGTGGCATGTCCAGCGCTGTTTTGGTGGAGCGAGACCGTAAGGCTCAGGCTATCGTGGCTGAAAATATTCAGATGACCAAGGAAGTTGGGAAATTTCAACTTCTCAAAATGGATGCAGAAAGGGCATTGGAACAGGTATCTGGGGAATTTGACCTCATTTTCTTAGACCCTCCTTATGCCAAGGAACAAATCGTAGCAGATATTGAAAAAATGGCTGAGAGAGACCTTTTTTCTGAAGATGTCATGGTCGTGTGTGAGACGGATAAGGCCGTTGAACTTCCAGAAGAAATTGCCTGCTTGGGCATCTGGAAGGAAAAGATTTATGGAATTAGTAAGGTGACAGTCTATGTCAGGTAA
- the coaD gene encoding pantetheine-phosphate adenylyltransferase codes for MSGKIGLFTGSFDPMTNGHLDIIERASRLFEKLYVGIFFNPHKQGFLPLENRKRGLEDALKHLGNVEVVFSHDELVVDVAKRLGATFLVRGLRNASDLQYEASFDYYNHQLSPDIETIYLHSRPEHLYISSSGVRELLKFGQDIACYVPESILEEIKNEKKD; via the coding sequence ATGTCAGGTAAGATTGGCTTATTCACAGGCTCATTTGATCCGATGACAAATGGGCATCTGGATATCATTGAACGGGCGAGCAGACTTTTTGAGAAGCTCTATGTCGGAATTTTTTTCAATCCCCACAAACAGGGATTTCTCCCTCTTGAAAATCGTAAACGGGGGTTAGAAGATGCTTTGAAACATTTGGGAAATGTTGAAGTCGTGTTTTCACATGATGAATTGGTGGTTGACGTTGCAAAAAGACTGGGGGCTACTTTCCTAGTGCGAGGCTTGAGAAATGCTTCGGATTTGCAATACGAAGCCAGTTTTGATTACTACAATCATCAGCTGTCTCCTGATATAGAGACCATTTATTTACATAGCCGACCTGAACATCTCTATATCAGTTCATCAGGTGTTAGAGAGCTTTTGAAGTTTGGTCAGGATATTGCTTGCTATGTTCCCGAGAGTATTTTGGAGGAAATAAAAAATGAAAAAAAAGATTAG
- a CDS encoding SepM family pheromone-processing serine protease, whose amino-acid sequence MKKKIRWPLYVIAALIVTFLAFVVPLPYYIEVPGGSEDIRQVLKVNDTEDKEAGAYQFVTVGVQHATLAHMIYAWLTPFTDIRSAQETTGGSSDVEFMRINQFYMQTSQNMAKYQGLKTAGKDIELKYLGVYVLTVTDNSTFKGILNISDTVTAVNDQTFDSSKDLIDYVNSQKLGDSVKVTYEEDGQTKSAEGKIITLENGKNGIGIGLIDRTEVTSDVPIRFSTAGIGGPSAGLMFSLAIYTQIADPGLRNGRIVAGTGTIDRDGNVGDIGGIDKKVVASAREGAAIFFAPDNPVSEEEQKAHPDAKNNYQTALEAARTIKTDMKIVPVKTLQDAIDYLKNNP is encoded by the coding sequence ATGAAAAAAAAGATTAGATGGCCCTTATATGTCATTGCGGCCTTGATTGTGACTTTCTTGGCATTTGTAGTGCCCTTGCCCTATTATATAGAGGTTCCAGGTGGTTCGGAAGATATTCGCCAAGTCCTTAAAGTCAATGATACAGAAGATAAGGAAGCTGGGGCTTATCAATTCGTTACGGTTGGTGTTCAGCACGCTACTTTAGCCCATATGATTTATGCGTGGTTGACGCCTTTTACAGATATTCGTAGTGCCCAAGAGACTACAGGTGGCTCTTCTGATGTTGAATTTATGCGGATCAATCAATTCTACATGCAAACATCGCAAAATATGGCCAAGTATCAAGGGCTAAAAACAGCTGGTAAGGATATTGAACTAAAATATCTTGGGGTTTATGTTTTGACTGTGACGGATAATTCGACCTTTAAAGGGATTCTTAACATCTCTGATACGGTCACAGCAGTCAATGATCAGACCTTTGATAGTTCCAAAGATTTGATTGATTATGTCAATTCTCAAAAACTAGGGGACTCCGTCAAGGTCACCTATGAAGAGGATGGGCAAACCAAGTCTGCAGAAGGTAAGATTATCACCTTGGAAAATGGCAAAAATGGAATTGGAATCGGCTTGATTGACCGTACAGAAGTGACCAGTGATGTCCCAATTCGCTTTTCAACAGCCGGTATCGGGGGTCCAAGTGCAGGACTCATGTTTAGTCTGGCCATCTATACTCAAATAGCTGACCCAGGTCTTCGTAATGGCCGTATTGTTGCCGGTACAGGAACCATTGACCGCGATGGTAATGTGGGGGATATTGGAGGCATTGATAAGAAAGTTGTAGCTTCGGCTAGAGAAGGTGCCGCTATTTTCTTTGCCCCTGATAATCCTGTTAGCGAAGAAGAACAAAAAGCGCATCCAGATGCGAAAAACAACTACCAAACAGCCCTAGAAGCAGCTAGAACAATCAAGACAGATATGAAAATCGTGCCTGTTAAAACCCTACAAGATGCGATTGATTACTTGAAAAACAATCCCTAG
- a CDS encoding DUF1146 family protein: protein MVQLLFTLSSHMLFIYVSFYLLKDLVRWEKVLKVTAENTRKVRLLIALFSIVMGYIMSSFFISLYQLWQEALRGLL, encoded by the coding sequence ATGGTTCAATTATTATTCACTCTAAGCAGTCACATGCTCTTTATTTATGTGAGTTTTTACCTTTTAAAGGATCTTGTTAGATGGGAAAAGGTTTTAAAAGTGACAGCTGAGAATACAAGAAAAGTTCGTTTATTGATAGCTCTTTTCAGCATTGTAATGGGCTACATCATGAGTTCTTTCTTTATCAGCCTGTATCAGTTGTGGCAAGAAGCGCTTAGAGGATTATTATAA